TCATGACCGACGTGACAGACCTGAGGATCGCCGGAGGAAGTCGGCGGTCGTGGAAGCGACTAAACGTGGAAAAAGGAACGCGAGCCGCGGCACCACAGCACCACGATAGGAAATGGGACACGAAAAGCAACAGTAATCGTTCCGGAGGATGGGCCCCACGGTGACCGGCACATTAACGCGTTCACTCGGAGAGCTTCGGTTCGAATCGGGCGTGCCAGGTGGAAGCGAAGCGACTGAGAGCGGCGCAGAGGTGGAAAACCTACTCTTGAACGGTGCAGCTTCGGACCACACGATCGGCTCTGGCTGGCTCCCTCCCTCGCCTTCTCCTTTTCCTTCACCTGCGCGCTCTCCTCGTCTCGCCCTTTCGACCGGAATTCGAATCGGATTCGGGATCGGGAACCGAGCCCAACATCCCCCAGTCCCGACGAACGATCGCAAAAATCTGCCTACGGATCCCGTGACGTCAATCGCCGCGACGTCGCGACCCACCTATGCACACCTGTGCTACCTGTTGCGCCTCGCTACCCGCCCCTCCTTACCGATCGAGTCGTCCTACCCGCTTCGTtgcccgcgtcgcgtcgcgccgccaaACTACAAACTCGCCGATCCGTCCAAACACCGTCCAATAACACAGGCAGATCGTATATTTGTGTCGTTTacattgaaaatatattttcatttcgTACGAGTTCCACAAGGACGTTCATACATAGACGTATTTACGATTTCCGTAACTTAGAAATTACACATCGATACGAGAAGTAGAGGGAATCCCAGCAGCAACAACGGCAACATCGGCGAGGCTACACTCGTCACGATTCAACGATCGAGTAAATCATTTTTACACAGATATTACAAACATAAACACGTTCTTCCTATATTTAACAAGAATAATACTCTATGCCGAACCACATCCGTCGTTCTCTGCCGCGGTACGTATTTGGTAATACCGATTCTGTGTCGGAGCGACGGCGTGTCACGCTCAGCCTTACTGTATGTATAATAATCGGATGTTCGTTCCGATATCGGAAGTCGATCGAGCGGGCACGGGCTCGATATTACCGTTGATCGATTTATTCGTGCCAATGCAACGGGACAATATCGTGCCCTACCGCTCTGCGGACTTCGAATACGCGTTGCTCGTCTCGATCGGTATAGATATTATACAAATTAGTCGAAATATGTTCGTAATAGTTAGTGAAAACATCGGTGAATGGTACGAGTATAACGGTATCGGTGTGTGCAGTAGAACGTATTTAATACGCAGCGTATAATTATGTTATCCGAAAGCATATATTCTCTTAGCAACATACAAAATCTGTATAATATGCGATATCGTTTCGTTAAACAATTCTGGGAGCACACGAGACGTTGTTCACGCTGAAAAAAGTACAGACGACACTCTGCTTTCATAAATACCTTTTTTGCGTTAACTAGATCTTTACACCGAGCAACTTAAACGGCGCGGTCTCTAAAGCTAAGATACCTTTCTTTATATAGATTCCAGTGCGATCCAGTAACAAATGCTATTTTCCTGTTACCGCAACTGCTGTTTATTGCGACTTACAGTAACGAAATCGATAGATAATTGTATTCGCTACGCTACTCCGAAATAGTAGTTATACCGTATTCAGGTACAAGATATGCATACCAGCGTGTTTTACATCGAAATGCAGTGCATATAATAATAGAGGAAAAGAACGGCGAACAATGGAAAAATCAATCGATTGGAAACATCGCGTTCCCCTCGTTGTGACAGACATGTAGAAACGTTTTACGCTAATCGTGTTTGCTAGTCCTATGGAAGCGCGTTATCTCTCTATACACCGATCGCGTTGCCAAAGAACCAAATGCGATCGACCGGTGGACTTTTTTGATAATATCTTTTACCAATTAACCTTCGCACTGCTCTTGCATAATTTGTACCCATTCTTAACAATTCGAAGAACTCGAGAAACAAATCTACGGTCCCTGATAAACGAATCTACCTACGCGTATTATTAAACAAGTAAAGAATATAACAAATAGAACGACTAGGATCTACGATGACTCGCGTTTGCTTCCAACTTTTCATCGCGGTAATATTATATGTAGTCCTAATTTACAGGTTTTTCTTATGGTTCTCGAAAAGTGTCGCGTATATACCAAATTGACAGTCACAcatctgaaaataattcaacggtTTAATCGAGCGGATTCAGAACCATCGGGAATTAATTAAAGGCATAATCCTTGATCAAGGATAACTGAGGATACATTCTAAGGACACGATTGGTCGTCTCTTCCTAGGCCAAAGAAATGTCTAAATGATCTTGGTCGTTTACGAATCGAACAAAGATAATCTTGTTCAATATCTTCGATACTTTGCCTGCACCTTCTCCGATCTAGAAATGGATTTATTCGTGATCGCTATCCTCGATGAGAATTTCTAACAGAGTTCTAACAGAATCCGTGTACACATTTATCCTAAGTGGAAATAATCGATAGTGATAACAAGTTCAAATACCAAGGAAAGTTTGATTACAAAACCCGAATGAGATGCATATGTACGAAGTTTGGTCGTTCGTAAATTCAGAAATTCGACTGTGCCAGCCTATGAATATTTAAAAACATGCTAACATTTATTATTTTGATTGACAAGTATACACGGTCCTTTATTCGGAGAAATGAAACATAGATGCTTGTAAACTGTCGAGTCTATGTTcaatcgtttctttttttatggACGACCCGATCTTTTCAGATTGTAACATTTCAAACCCATTCGGTCGTAATCGAACAAATTTAGTGTTTGATCACAAAAATAGGCTCTGGATAGTATGCTTTTACATTGGAATATGACAATTGCCTTTATAGATatatcatatatgtatatatcttaCGATTTGATTGGTTTTCTTGCTTACAAACGAATGTTTTTGGAAGTTCACTGAAGGAGCGCAGAAATATCCCAAATTTTAATCAGACGATCCTGACCGATAGTTAATAGTCTTCGTCTCGGTGCATCGAGATCCATTCCAACAACGTTATGCTTCGCGTCATGGAAAGATGCTAAAGATGTTTGGCTACATAACAGATACGTGAAATCATACAAGTGAAATCACACTAACCGTTTGACCCTATTCATTTCATATAATATTACTCACTTTGTCCCTTTGAGTTGTATGTGGCATGGATCGCAAACTCTGACTTCAAATTCGAACCCCATTGCTGGTATTGCTATTCGTTGCGACGTGCAACGCGCGCATAATGCACGACCGCAATGACGACAATGATGCTGCCTTAATCCTAGTTGCCGTTGATCCATCATTGCTTTGATGTTCCAGAAAAACGGTCTTCCGCAGGCCTAAATAATCAATTGTGTTATGTATTAATTTAACTAcgttatactaatattattacgtAACAAGCACGTACTTGGCACGTGCCCGATTCTGCCCATGCTGCTGTTTCCTTCCTGCTTGCACCCATGTCCCAACAAACTATGACCCCATCTTCTCCACCGGACAATAGGACGCGTTCAGCGCTTGCATAGCACAACGCTGTGACTTTGTTGCTACGAAATCAAATAGAAATTTGTAAAATACGTATTCAGGAGTTCTAGTAGCATATACGAGCTTGCTTACTGATGTCCCTGAAGCTCGTATGCCGTTCCCTGACGACCGCCGATATCCCATACTATGATACTTTGATCGAAACTTCCAGAAAACAAAAGTTGCTTCTCAGAATCCCATGCCAATGTGTGTATACTTCCTGTATGCGTTTTTAACGTAGTGATCAACGTGACGTTATTGGCCTCTAACTTTAACATTGCTATCTGTCCAGAATAATCACCGACAAAGGCATGCTTCGATTGAGCATCGAATCTGTGCAAGTTAAGGGAAGCATATTAACGTAAAATCTAAATGATTCCATAAGTttactatatatattgtaaACGATTTTTCATAGAAAAGGATACTGCAGTGCAGTGTACCACGCGTCGGTCTGATAAGATCCCACTTTCTGACCAGTTTCCGAACAGTGTAACAGAAACATTTTATCTCGACCTATACTTAAAACCCATTCGGACTCTGGTGTAAATATAACGCCTGTGACTCTTGCTTGATGAGCTGAATATTCGCGCATGGCTGTCATTCGGTTGTAATCTTGTTCCAAAATGAATTCCTGGAAATAATATCTATCAAATACATTGTAAAGTGCATACACACTGTAGTGTTCTGTAAGTTATCTCCGTGTTACATACATTTATGGTTCCATTATCCAGGCCAACAAATAATTGTCTTGTCTCTACAGTGTAATGCATCGATGTTGCACCAGCAGCCATATATTGACAGACGCTTGGCCAATACTGTCCAGAATCACGTTTCAACCAAACTCTAACAGTCCTGTAAAAGTACATGACCTGATGAATTGTAAAGATTGCGACTGCTAGCGATATTAAGAATATATAGCAAAATCAATTTACATGAACGACTTAAACAAACGTTTAAAAAGGCGCAGTACTATGATGATGAAAAGAATTTTTCCTAACTACCTGTCATCGCAAACGCTAATTACACCTTCTTCTCGCGGTATAATGATAGCCGCATTGACATCGTCGTTGCATCCTTCCAATTTCGACAAGAGTACAGGTTTACGACTTGTACTGAATTTGTCATGATTTACACCTGGAGCGGGCTTTATCTCTGCTGCCATTTCAATCTTTCGAACGTATACTACGAAGTGGGCTTGTCATTTGACAGTTGTCAGACTTCGATGATAAATCAACGTGTATGTGTTTCACGAAGACGGAAATTCCGATTTTTTCAGAGATTGTGGAGAACCTGACGGCGTTGCCTGTGTTATTTGACGCAAATCTTCCTTGCCTTCGTTGCATCCGACACCTCTTTAT
The window above is part of the Megalopta genalis isolate 19385.01 chromosome 2, iyMegGena1_principal, whole genome shotgun sequence genome. Proteins encoded here:
- the Wdfy2 gene encoding WD repeat and FYVE domain containing 2; amino-acid sequence: MAAEIKPAPGVNHDKFSTSRKPVLLSKLEGCNDDVNAAIIIPREEGVISVCDDRTVRVWLKRDSGQYWPSVCQYMAAGATSMHYTVETRQLFVGLDNGTINEFILEQDYNRMTAMREYSAHQARVTGVIFTPESEWVLSIGRDKMFLLHCSETGQKVGSYQTDAWYTALQFDAQSKHAFVGDYSGQIAMLKLEANNVTLITTLKTHTGSIHTLAWDSEKQLLFSGSFDQSIIVWDIGGRQGTAYELQGHHNKVTALCYASAERVLLSGGEDGVIVCWDMGASRKETAAWAESGTCQACGRPFFWNIKAMMDQRQLGLRQHHCRHCGRALCARCTSQRIAIPAMGFEFEVRVCDPCHIQLKGTNQTSLASFHDAKHNVVGMDLDAPRRRLLTIGQDRLIKIWDISALLQ